The segment accagtgtttggtttgtccattctgggctactgtagaataacatggtggactctgctGAAGAGGACCTATTTcacatgtagatataaacatctcAGTCTAaagcaatgaaaacacaactattcCTATTTTCAGGTAATCCTAAATTCATGAAAACTTAGgtattaatattatatttaatttctgctgaTAGACgtccctaaatctcacacacaggGCCTTTAAGATAGTCTACTGTAACTTTACcttaatatttctgttttgttatagactccactacatttatgtaATGGCTTTTTGTGCAAAAAACAGATGATAGgtaatcaaaataaatcaaatacagTGTGTAGGTTCTGCACAGCAGCTCAAAGGTTGGTCTTAGAAAATGGGTTCAAACCTGACCTGGCAGCCTGGGGCTATTCTTTATGGAAGTGTGCATGATTTCCTGCGTGTGGCTTTCCTGTGAGTGCACCAGCTCCCTTGCACAGTCTAAAGACCTGTAGGTAAGATGACATGTAAATTCCAAATTGTCTTAGGTGTGAGAGATTATAGAAAGTGGGTGGACAGATGGATAGCATGTACAGTTAAACACCCCAGTTACATTTTTACTGTACACTTTTGTCTTGCAGCTTCAGTGATCAACATAAATATTTTAGACCCCAGTCCAGCATCTATATCGGTGACGTGTGTAGCTGAAGTAGTGAAAAGCTTTAACACAAATATTCTTTTAATGCCGTGCATTTTGGTGATAATGACAAGATGTGTGCCTCAAGGTCTGACAACCAGCTGTTGACTTCACAGATTAAGcacttgattttgttttgatatATAACTGCCAAAACAGGCGTGAAGTAACTCCTCAACCCAGCTCCAGCCTTGGTCTCTTGACTCAACATTTTGTAAGGGTCttaaacaatttatttaaaagtgaaagtgaacTTACACTGAACATAAAATCTCCAAAATCCCCCAACCTCCTTTGTTACATTGTATCAAAGAGCAAAAAAACTGGCTAAGTGGGTTTGAATTATACTGTAGCTGAAACAAACAAGAAGTACAAAACATCCCCTTTCTCCTTGGAAACAGACAGTCTTAAAGATACAGCACACTGCTACACTTCTTCTGCATGTAACATGCTGTCtacagtctttgttgtgttagGTTTGAATGCAAACTTTAGATCATAACATTAGAAACATTTTTGTAATGAATGATGCACATTCTTAGCATTTTGAAAGTCCTCTCTGAATGCACACATGCACTATGGGCTATCTAAGCAACGATAAAACACCATGAAGTGTGAAGTGACGCAGAGCAGACTCCCTAACAACCAGCATGAATAACCACCAGATGTTGGATGATGATTTAGTAGTTTGTTGATTCCAACAACAATGCGTCCAGTGTTCCTTAAAACATAACTTgaaaaaaagcaacaagacaCGAGGGGAGAAGTAGGAGTGGTTGGAGATGAAAGGAGCATTATGGAGGGAGGGATAAAGGGTGTGGTGGTGTATAAAGcatcctttgcatctctttctcCGTCACTACAGCTCCTCTAAGACTGTCACTCTCCGGTCGTCCTGAGTCTCTGCAAATCAGCTTTGGTGAGTAGAAAATCTAAGCAGTgatgttgtttgtattttagtGTCTTTAACTGACTTTAAAAGAAATGCACAATAACTCATTCCGATATGTGATCATTTTGAATGCATCACCTTTGATGTAAtttgagttttatttgtttaaaatataACTGCAGTTACCAGCTCTGTGGGCATATGGTGTTTTTGAGCTCACTTTGATTTCTCCTCTGTATTTCATTACTTGTAAAACAAATGCTGCAACAGACATTGCTTAGTTTTACTCTGAATTAAGTTGAGTTCAGTTATTTGGGTAACTTTAGCCTGTAATGTCATTACACTGATGCATTGTGCATTCAGAGGTTAGCATCAAGCTTCCAATCTTTCttctaattaaaaccaaacaacaGAACAGTAATATGgtgttcattttgtgttctCCTCCTCCGCAATTCCCATCTGTTTACAAACCCTCTGCTGCCTCAGTTTCCTCCGCTCACCACACcccagagagggagcagcatcACGTGAGTCAGGATGCAACCAGAAATGACTCCCTTGGGTTTATTGAGTCAGTGGAAAAAAGAATACACTTTTTAGACGTTAAGAAAACACACCACTGCTGGGACTTGAATCAAGTCTTGACCTGCATCTTTACCTAGTCTGACTGAGTTACTTGGAGAGTTTAAGCTGTTGCCATAACAATGTGTCACCCGGCAGACACTGTGCGTTAGAGGCTGGTGACAGGGGGACATAGGAGCAGCCCTGGAGGAAACCTGGAGTTTATTTTTATCAAGCCCCACGGAAAAGCCAGAGAAAAACACTGGCAGTGACAAAAGCAATGATGTCAGCCACCGTTTGCTGCTCACGAGCTCTTGATGAATAAAACTAGTATGCAGTCCTTTGTGTGAATATTTTACCTCTATAATTACTATAAATTAGCTACTTAAACTGtagcaggaagaaaaaaacaattggCCAACTTCGGCACAGTAATGATCAGACTTGATGGTCAgatattaaaaaacaatacttagtttaaaaaaaaaaacaataatggaGTAAATCTGTTTAATCCCAGTTTTTTCAAACAGAGCCATGAACTCAGACACCCTCTCCCTTTCCTTCCCCTTCAACCACTCCCTCAAGATTTAGATATAAATGCTGTCCTTTGTTAACATTCCAAATGTAACCACAGTGCCACATGATCCATTTAGAGCACAGCAGAGGAAGACCTCGACTTTGCCACTAGATGGAGTCGTAGCAGCATCAAATGAGAGCTTCACCTTTCAGCACCTTCTGCAGTTAGTCATATAAAAGGAAAATACTAGGCCAGTCTGAACCTTTGTGTATTAATGTACAAACACTCTGATTGACAAACTTCATATGTCACTATCTCACTCCTTGTTTTTTCTGTCCTTTTAAACCAGCTATCATCATGTCGAACACCCAGAAAGCTATAATCCTCCTCGTTGACAGCTTCAGTAAATACGCTAGCAAGGATGGGGACAACAAAAGCCTGACTAAGGCAGAGATGAAAGAGCTGCTCCAGAGTGAATTGGGAGAGCTGCTGGGGGtgagtgacctctgacctgtctcTATCTCAGTCCTGCACAATACACACTGTCTTACCGTACATGCATGGTGCATTGTGTGGAGAGAATGGTGAATACGCTTGGTAGAATTTATGCATCATCACAGCCTGTAGGATTTTACGATCGTGCACACACCCAATGATCTTCAACACTTTTCTTACCTGCAGAAAGCCACTGACCAGGCAGCAGTGGACAGCATCTTCAATAAACTGGACCTAAACCAGGACAACAGTGTGGACTTTCCAGAGTTCCTCAACTTGGTTGGCTGCCTCTCAGTACTCTGCCACGAGCACTTCACCAAATCATAAGGATCCAAGCGTCACCTTGGGGCCAGCATCGAGAGGCACCTCCCTGTGAAAGAGATCTCATGATAGCTgttttgaagaagaaaaaaatatttactaCTATTCACTAAATTACCATTAAGACACGAAACATGATCTtgcacaatgaaataaactttcttcaaaatgaatgaatgaatgaatgaatttatttatttcaaacaaaataaaacttaaaaacagaaaactgtgTCAATATGGGATGGCTACACAGACATGTCAGTGCCATAGTCTAAGTAAGCTTACAATGCTGTTGAGGCTGGCCCAAAACACTGGGAGTGCTTTGGTTTTGTTGACACTAGAGGAAATTAACTGCAGGTTACAACAAGAAGGATGTCACCGATGTTGCATGAATCCTACATCAGAGGTGTGAAACATTCGTAGAAACGGCCGGCCCAAGGGTCAAATCTGGCCCACTGGAttactttgcacacctaatacaGATGCACTTGTTAAGGCAACAGTGAGTAGCCTACTTCATGTGAAATGCTGCTTATGAAGTATTTAGTTTTGTATGTTTAGTAATGCAACAGAAACtcttccaccctgaccagaatacagctctctgaattcaaataaacacaagaagtttgtgctctagagaaaggatcagcactcataAACAATGAGTACTTATTGTGGTCATTTCTAAAGATATTAAACATCAATTGGCAtgttcagtacaaaagaatttGTATTAGATTTTTTATCCCTAAAGCAGTATTTGTGGAACCCTGTTTTTTAGGCACTAGCAAAACATTTGATTTGTAAATTGATGGTAAAGCAGGGGATAGCTTGACCTGCTTTCTTAGTAGCTCGAGATCATATtggggctgtatgtggcccatgaactaaaacaAGTTTGCTGTCTTAAAGATGTAGAGCACATTGATCAAAGACTACTATTTAAAGCGAGACTATGTAACTAtcggaagaagaaaaaaaacggaCTCTTCCTCttacacatacaaaaataaaacttaaaaactgaATTCACTTTGCCATTTTTCTGTTACAACCTTACTTAGTCTGGTATGACCAGTAGCTTGCTGTGGCTTAtgacagctaatgttagcaaacctTAGATCATTGGCTCCTAGCTGGGGGTCCCAACCTCCACTAGGGGACGCCAAAGCTTTACAGGGCGGTGTGAGGCCTTCTTCATTgtaaggggtgtaagaaaacatCTTTATAAATGTATACAGTGGGCCTGTGTCTCAGGCTTTCATGCACTTGTGTAaggaaaactaaatgaaattgttattttcaaagcgtagattattattcaagatataacctttaaaaaaaaatcacaggatAAGGGCAGGGTAAAGACCACAGCacaagctacattcacagagccttcactctctCCTAAACAGCCTTGTCCTGCATTAGAAAATGACACAGCTAAAACAACCAAGGCGCTAATAAAACAATGGCAAAGCAGCAAGGAGAAGAAGACACTTAATTTAGCCAAAAAGAAGCCTATTAGGTgtgtatgatttaaaaaaaaaaaaaaaaaaaacgtaataCAGATAATTGATTGAAAAGTtgctaaaaaaaatctcttgtctttacacaaacttcctgcaacTGTTACATTCACTATGCGGGTTAATTGTAGTTTAATAGCTGTTCTGTGCTGTGATTGTTATGCAcggaatataatatgaaatatccacacaatatgtcacttagtcaggggtCGTCACTTTACTTAATGATAGAAAAGGCGTTCCTTAaggaaaaagtttgagaacaaCTGCTTAAGATGTCACATGTTATTATATAAGTTAACGTTATGACTACTTCTCTACTATCTCTGCTGTTATTATGTTACATTTCTGCATTCTACCATTATTTTGTAGTTGTAGCTTGTGGCCACAGTGCGTGATGTTCAAGTTACACAGTCTTGCTTTACCTTGGTCTCACTTTAACTAAGATTTTTGGATGGCTtaatattattgttttgttatttaagGGCTCTTCTGTGCAAAATTAGGGTTATACATGTAGAACAGACAATAAGTGATCAAAACAAATATGTGTCGGGACAGCACAGCAGCTCAGTGGTTGGCCCTTTCACCATACTGGATGTGGGTTCAAACCTGACCTGGCAGCCCGGGGCTTTTCTTCATGGAGGTTTGCATGATTTCCTGTGAGTGCACCAGTTCCCTTGCACACTCTAAAGACCTGCAGGTAAGGGGAACTGTAAATTCTAAATTGTCTTAGGTGTGAGATAATATAAAAAGTGGAAACTCTCCAGCTATATATGGATTACCACATGCGATAATGCTTGTAAGCAGCATGTCAGGTGAAAAAACCCCAATGACCTCAGACAAGTGTTAAAGAGAATCAAAGCATGTTCTAGTACACGCTTGCTGTAAAGGAGATGGGCCCGTTTCTGTATGGTTTCCAAATAGACTAAGCCACAATAGAGATAGATCATCAGATTACCAACCACAAAGACACTCTACattaccacagagacacaagaccacaaacagatgcaaaggaactgcaaagagacacaaaacaattacaaaaaccAGCAGAATAaccacaaaatgatgacaaagagacaaaacaaccaaaaaaataaacaaaaaataccttaaaaacaacacagaaccACAATCAGATGCACAATGACTTAAGAAaggcaaaacagccacaaagtctgtgtcttgcttCTGTATAGGATaagtggtggggccttttgcatttcTGCACCCAACAGGGGCccttgtctcataatctgcacATGAAGATAGGGTATAGTAAAATTTTAATTATAATATATTGAAATATATGTAAATACAATTAAatcaatacatatttttaacCACATTGTTACAGTAACAAATATTTAAGGAACTGTTTGTTACAAATTAGGGTGTAgtgggtggtgcaaaaagggaCAGgtatgtca is part of the Epinephelus moara isolate mb chromosome 22, YSFRI_EMoa_1.0, whole genome shotgun sequence genome and harbors:
- the LOC126383619 gene encoding ictacalcin-like; this translates as MSNTQKAIILLVDSFSKYASKDGDNKSLTKAEMKELLQSELGELLGKATDQAAVDSIFNKLDLNQDNSVDFPEFLNLVGCLSVLCHEHFTKS